The following are from one region of the Lepeophtheirus salmonis chromosome 8, UVic_Lsal_1.4, whole genome shotgun sequence genome:
- the lilli gene encoding uncharacterized protein lilli isoform X3, translating to MYSNYGGGGGGGGGGPGGGGGPGGGGYYSSSGSAHHRRPQQSSIQNTILSMNATKSNFSTNNLRTAELQKEKKAAAASRRQEQQLREAAKDDLYEAGPGLFDCPQKVQADPQSQIVNQVLGRFETTVINTPSCIGIDYQPQTPAPAQHLIGEEDEVPKSKRPPTLTRPNGSRLPENISQTHRPAARNNSLSLPSSSRAQPPSSSAMLPPPAPPRSSKNNPYNHPSSSSFLPPHPSNNHPPKKPGESNKQRPRTSNSSSRSNSNNVEYEEKKVQDMIRQMLDPISGNNNQMPALLSAIVTPSITEHEGNNNRSVPRYLPTPGLLPPPIGKISPLHGTSKSNLSEESDSDKEEMDPPAKTSVKISSPIKITNNSDSNSTAESSSDDSSESEDEEEGGGVGKVMAQEDSNEDEEEFSLATLAKKANLSKFSPSSNPATVHKENSPIKKLHNLEQSVPPAHNEKSPPDVDIDFISGLLTTSTPDINLDFAGTSIDRPISPMKQSPEHEDIGEDISPPTPPPPPPPPKIKEPLSSGSSRSSSRRRSSANTNNLTPVMVDSSDEECISVTKRTPRPKKSRTKKEEPQSKKAKSQRRRSSSSKRKLSSEDEDEDDEKDSKMFMSSDSSERHHIPLEGIVEKLQSEDTSPVAASNKKKNMALGNIFGVKTSSSKGGGKGKAGIKVEVIERQSNENPSNISSTTTVPSPVIMETHQAVTKDKLKPEIAIVQPRPRLLCRIPLRLLNHPLPHLNRRHHNHPRTTNTLENLDSRRNLFDDDEEECKGKIMTDVVKMQTAIDSNNTSVKRRNKASVSADPLSASSKRLKLDPEEDAAASNKMSEYLVEQNNKCMMPPPSKRSSYLDTKDEEDDNEEEQNFCMSEAKRLKDEADKERDREQQAMKYIQAVLYFILCGNITERNGDKYLALGMYNQTLSFIRPFKNSEFGNFDNKLAALSLRCQSLLYLKMYKLTQNEYRECQKIIGEHIMKASQQNSPNSNTPSPAGSDGSRSSGYTSSGEINNGGGGSSSRYTGIATPPTASLTGTSSHNLPPQCLTVPQNVMKKHFQYGTYLTQCHYLWEQADMYLHRGHCEEFIKRLDRMCGPLTLHSSLKDLVKYIRTGLNFWSKEREEALAASSGVSGSTSS from the exons ATGTATTCGAATTACGGAGGAGGTGGAGGAGGGGGCGGAGGGGGACCTGGAGGAGGCGGCGGACCTGGAGGAGGTGGCTATTACTCTTCCTCCGGCTCGGCCCATCACCGACGCCCTCAGCAATCCTCCATTCAGAACACCATACTCAGTATGAACGCCACGAAATCCAATTTCTCAACCAATAATCTCCGAACAGCAGAGctgcaaaaagagaaaaaagctGCAGCAGCCTCTCGAAGACAGGAACAGCAGTTGAGAGAGGCCGCCAAGGATGATCTCTATGAAGCGGGGCCGGGCTTATTTGATTGTCCACAAAAG GTTCAGGCTGATCCTCAATCACAAATTGTCAACCAAGTATTAGGACGCTTCGAAACGACCGTCATTAATACACCATCCTGTATTGGTATCGATTATCAACCTCAAACTCCAGCCCCTGCTCAGCATCTTATAG GTGAAGAAGACGAAGTTCCAAAATCTAAACGACCTCCAACACTCACAAGGCCTAATGGGAGTCGCCTTCCCGAAAACATATCGCAAACGCATCGGCCTGCAGCCAGGAACAATTCCCTCTCTCTTCCGTCTTCCTCTAGAGCTCAACCTCCTTCATCTTCAGCCATGTTACCCCCACCTGCTCCTCCGAGATCCTCAAAAAATAACCCGTACAATCATCCATCATCTTCATCCTTCCTTCCACCTCATCCTTCCAATAATCATCCTCCCAAGAAACCTGGAGAATCAAATAAACAGCGCCCTAGGACTTCCAATAGTTCTTCACGATCAAATTCCAATAATGTTGAA tatgaagaaaaaaaagtacaagacATGATAAGACAGATGCTAGATCCAATCAGtggaaataataatcaaatgccTGCATTATTGTCTGCTATTGTTACACCTTCTATCACTGAACATGAAGGAAATAACAACCGGTCCGTTCCAAGATATTTACCAACTCCTGGTTTACTTCCACCACCCATTGGAAAA ATTTCTCCTCTCCATGGTACCTCTAAGTCCAACTTATCCGAAGAATCTGATAGTGAT aaagaagaaATGGATCCACCAGCTAAAACGTCTGTTAAAATTTCTTCTCCGATAAAGATAACCAACAATTCAGATTCAAATTCAACAGCAGAATCTTCTTCTGATGACTCATCTGAATCTGAGGATGAGGAAGAAGGAGGAGGAGTAGGTAAAGTTATGGCTCAGGAGGACTCCAATGAGGATGAGGAAGAATTTAGCCTCGCTACTTTAGCTAAGAAGGCTAATTTATCCAAGTTTTCTCCAAGCAGTAATCCAGCAACTGTCCATAAAGAAAATAGTCCTATTAAAAAGCTTCATAACTTAGAACAGTCAGTTCCTCCAGCACATAACGAAAAAAGTCCTCCTGATGTGGACATAGACTTCATAAGTGGCCTTTTGACGACGTCAACCCCTGACATCAATTTAGATTTTGCAGGAACGTCAATAGATCGACCTATCAGTCCTATGAAACAAAGTCCTGAACACGAAGATATCGGTGAAGATATTTCTCCACCTACACCTCCTCCTCCTCCACCACCACCAAAAATTAAAGAGCCTCTTTCTTCAGGAAGTAGTCGTTCTTCTTCCAGACGGCGGTCTTCTGCAAATACAAACAACTTAACTCCTGTGATGGTCGATAGTAGTGATGAAGAATGTATTTCAGTAACGAAGAGAACTCCTAGACCTAAAAAATCTCGTACTAAAAAGGAGGAACCCCAGAGTAAAAAAGCCAAATctcaaagaagaagaagttcTTCCTCCAAACGTAAATTGTCAAGCGAGGATGAGGACGAGGATGATGAAAAAGATTCCAAGATGTTCATGAGCAGTGATAGTTCAGAGCGTCATCACATACCATTGGAGGGAATTGTAGAAAAACTTCAAAGTGAAGATACAAGTCCTGTAGCTGCTtccaataaaaagaaaaatatggcCTTGGGTAATATTTTTGGTGTCAAAACTTCATCATCCAAGGGTGGGGGAAAAGGAAAGGCTGGAATTAAGGTTGAAGTAATTGAGCGACAGTCTAATGAGAATCCATCAAATATTTCCTCTACCACAACCGTCCCTTCTCCAGTAATAATGGAGACTCATCAGGCTGTCACGAAGGACAAACTTAAACCTGAAATTGCTATCGTCCAACCTCGTCCTCGCTTACTATGTCGTATACCTTTGAGGTTGTTAAATCATCCTCTTCCTCATCTTAATCGTCGTCATCACAATCATCCACGGACTACTAATACACTAGAGAATCTCGATTCTCGAAGGAATTTGTTTGATGACGACGAAGAGGAATGTAAAGGTAAAATTATGACAGATGTTGTTAAAATGCAAACAGCAATTGACAGTAATAATACTTCGGTTAAACGAAGAAATAAAGCCTCAGTTTCAGCTGATCCTCTTTCAGCATCTTCCAAAAGACTTAAATTAGACCCGGAAGAGGACGCCGCCGCTTCTAATAAAATGTCTGAGTACCTGGtggaacaaaataataagtGCATGATGCCTCCTCCGTCCAAGAGGTCTTCTTATCTAGATACGAAGGATGAAGAGGATGACAATGAAGAAGAGCAGAATTTTTGTATGTCTGAAGCTAAGAGACTCAAAGATGAAGCTGATAAAGAGAGAGATCGTGAACAGCAAGCTATGAAATACATTCAAGCTGTTCTGTATTTCATACTTTGTGGCAATATCACTGAGCGAAACGGTGACAAGTACCTTGCTCTTGGCATGTATAACCAAACTTTATCTTTCATACG gcctttcaaaaattcagaatttggaaattttgacaacaaattGGCTGCATTAAG TCTCCGTTGTCAATCCCTcttatacttaaaaatgtacaaaCTTACTCAAAACGAGTACAgagaatgtcaaaaaatcatAGGAGAACATATAATGAAAGCCTCACAGCAAAATTCTCCTAACAGCAATACTCCGTCTCCTGCGGGTTCAGATGGCTCAAGATCTTCAGGATATACTTCTTCCGGAGAAATCAACAACGGAGGAGGCGGAAGTAGTAGTCGTTATACTGGAATCGCTACTCCACCTACCGCCTCTCTTACTGGGACATCTTCCCACAATCTTCCTCCTCAGTGTCTCACCGTGCCACAAAATGtgatgaaaaaacattttcaatacGGTACTTATTTAACTCAATGTCATTATCTATGGGAACAAGCTGATATGTACCTCCATCGAGGCCATTGCGAAg AATTCATTAAGCGGTTGGATCGAATGTGCGGCCCTCTCACGCTTCATAGTTCGCTGAAAGATTTGGTTAAATATATTAGAACGGGCTTAAATTTTTGGTCCAAAGAAAGAGAAGAAGCTTTAGCTGCTTCAAGCGGCGTCAGCGGCAGTACATCTTCGTAG